One Candidatus Vicinibacter affinis DNA window includes the following coding sequences:
- a CDS encoding SDR family oxidoreductase has product MKNYFVLGASSGIGRAIALQLSGQGHTVYGTYHKNGQVDGLNLKYHELNVLSDQSNFDFLPENLDGFVYCPGNIKLKPFERISPEEFTEDFTLQVIHAAKSLQKVLPRLKKSTQASVVFFSSIAVGKGFNYHSLVSTSKGAIEGLTKSLAAEYAPKIRFNCIAPSLTNTPLASMLLNTEEKIETNAKRHPLKRIGQPEDIASAAAFLLSEESSWMTGQIIHVDGGLSSINL; this is encoded by the coding sequence ATGAAAAACTACTTCGTTCTTGGTGCTTCCTCAGGAATAGGAAGAGCGATTGCCTTGCAATTGAGTGGGCAAGGGCATACCGTTTATGGTACTTACCATAAGAACGGACAAGTAGATGGATTAAATCTTAAATATCATGAACTGAATGTACTTTCTGACCAAAGCAATTTTGACTTTCTCCCTGAAAATCTTGATGGCTTTGTTTACTGTCCCGGCAACATTAAATTAAAACCCTTTGAGCGAATAAGCCCGGAGGAGTTTACAGAGGACTTCACTTTGCAAGTCATTCATGCAGCAAAAAGTTTGCAAAAAGTGCTGCCAAGACTCAAAAAATCAACCCAGGCTTCGGTGGTTTTTTTCTCTTCTATTGCAGTTGGCAAAGGTTTTAATTACCACAGTCTTGTTTCAACATCCAAGGGCGCAATTGAAGGTTTAACTAAATCCCTTGCTGCAGAATACGCACCTAAAATACGATTTAATTGTATTGCGCCCTCCCTTACGAATACTCCCTTGGCATCCATGTTGTTGAATACCGAAGAAAAAATAGAAACGAATGCCAAAAGACATCCATTAAAAAGAATTGGACAACCGGAGGACATCGCTTCTGCAGCAGCGTTTCTCCTTTCCGAGGAATCTTCCTGGATGACCGGTCAGATTATACACGTGGACGGTGGACTTTCATCAATTAATTTGTGA
- a CDS encoding T9SS type A sorting domain-containing protein, producing the protein MKSAKTYIKSSLRSILNILILILTLIQSLYANKITVTPSDYTRHLGNLRPDDTLFLSAGSYLNNLSLKDIQGTSSQPITIMGEGVGTMFEAQSCCNTVSLTRCSYLILSNFKLDGKNKFVDAVKAEGTAGNWAHHVTIEKLNIVNYGVDQQAVGISTKCPTWNWIIRSNIIIGAGTGMYLGNSSGNMPFVNGIIENNLIKNTVGYNIEIKHQLNGVRDEFPETRIHGKTIIRYNVFTKDQSSSTGGNARPNLLVGGFPTSGWGSKDYYEIYGNLFYNNPVEALFQGTGNINLYSNIFINHFDPPGYRTVYFTPHNGVNPQDVKVFHNTIWSATGTGCLRLFNPHPNYTQYCYSNAVFSTQAISNFINQSDNFTDSYENADKYFLNASKSLSETNLYPQTGQLKGTMTDRSIFQNLTAYDKDFNEDTYDWTYRGAYSGCCANNGWKISLDTIPFDSKINTKTFNPTFPKLNIFPNPFRNYVTVESEITGILNIYSQEGKKMFTAPIQPGHQLIELDQLLPGIYIVSIRSKNGTLQRKIIK; encoded by the coding sequence ATGAAGTCAGCAAAAACATATATTAAATCTTCGCTCAGAAGCATTTTGAATATTTTAATTCTTATTTTGACGCTCATTCAATCTTTATATGCAAATAAAATTACAGTTACGCCTTCTGATTATACCCGCCATTTAGGAAATTTAAGACCTGACGACACACTATTTCTATCAGCAGGCAGTTATCTGAATAATCTTTCACTAAAAGACATTCAGGGAACATCAAGCCAACCCATTACTATTATGGGAGAAGGAGTGGGCACTATGTTTGAAGCACAATCCTGCTGCAATACGGTAAGTCTCACCCGCTGCTCCTATCTGATTTTGAGCAATTTTAAATTGGATGGAAAAAACAAATTTGTGGATGCTGTAAAAGCGGAAGGTACAGCCGGTAATTGGGCACACCATGTAACCATTGAGAAATTAAATATTGTAAATTATGGTGTTGATCAACAAGCAGTAGGCATCAGCACTAAATGTCCGACATGGAACTGGATCATAAGAAGCAATATTATCATCGGTGCCGGAACCGGAATGTATCTCGGCAATTCATCCGGCAACATGCCTTTTGTAAATGGAATTATTGAAAATAATCTCATAAAAAATACCGTCGGTTACAACATCGAAATTAAACATCAGCTGAATGGCGTACGTGATGAATTTCCTGAAACAAGAATTCATGGAAAAACCATCATCCGCTATAATGTATTCACCAAAGACCAAAGTTCTTCTACTGGGGGAAATGCACGCCCCAACTTATTAGTAGGTGGATTTCCAACTTCCGGATGGGGATCTAAGGATTATTATGAAATTTATGGAAATTTATTTTACAACAATCCTGTTGAAGCTCTCTTCCAGGGAACAGGAAATATAAATTTGTATTCCAACATTTTTATAAATCACTTTGATCCTCCGGGATACCGCACCGTATACTTCACTCCGCACAATGGTGTAAATCCACAGGATGTAAAAGTATTTCACAACACCATTTGGTCAGCTACCGGCACTGGATGTCTTAGATTGTTTAACCCTCATCCTAATTACACACAATATTGCTATTCAAATGCGGTCTTCTCCACACAAGCCATCAGTAATTTTATAAATCAGTCTGACAATTTTACGGACAGTTACGAAAATGCAGATAAGTACTTTTTGAATGCATCCAAAAGTTTATCAGAAACCAATCTTTATCCACAAACAGGACAACTCAAAGGAACTATGACCGACCGGAGCATTTTTCAAAATCTAACTGCTTATGATAAGGATTTTAATGAGGATACTTATGACTGGACTTATCGGGGAGCCTATTCCGGTTGCTGCGCTAATAATGGGTGGAAAATTTCATTAGACACCATCCCTTTTGATTCTAAAATTAATACCAAAACTTTTAACCCGACTTTTCCAAAACTAAACATTTTTCCAAATCCATTTAGAAATTATGTTACAGTGGAATCAGAAATCACAGGGATCTTAAATATTTACAGTCAGGAAGGCAAAAAAATGTTTACTGCTCCAATACAACCAGGTCATCAGTTAATTGAGCTTGATCAACTGCTTCCTGGAATTTACATAGTGTCTATAAGATCTAAAAATGGCACACTTCAAAGAAAAATAATAAAATAA
- a CDS encoding NAD(P)H-binding protein, with the protein MRAIVMGASGLTGSFLCKQLCDDPNFHSVKLLVRKSIGMVHPKITECMVDFNNVESIRSHMDCEVLFCATGTTIKKAGSKEKFIQVDYELPLRCAKIAAEQGVKKLVIVSSIGADKNSGNFYLNTKGRLESELEKLPFNSIQIMQPSLLMGPRKEDRLGEKIAMWIMPLMSKIFFGPLTNYKPVHVRDLASAMIRAAGQSTEGIKRWKWREIIIAN; encoded by the coding sequence ATGAGGGCTATAGTAATGGGAGCATCCGGGTTGACAGGATCATTTTTGTGTAAGCAATTGTGTGACGACCCTAACTTTCATTCTGTCAAATTGTTGGTGCGCAAATCGATTGGTATGGTGCATCCAAAAATAACAGAGTGTATGGTAGATTTCAACAATGTTGAAAGCATCCGATCTCATATGGATTGTGAGGTGCTTTTTTGTGCAACAGGCACCACCATTAAAAAAGCCGGATCCAAAGAAAAGTTTATACAAGTAGATTATGAGCTTCCCTTGCGTTGTGCAAAAATTGCTGCAGAGCAGGGAGTAAAAAAATTAGTAATCGTTTCTTCCATTGGTGCTGATAAAAATTCCGGTAATTTTTATCTGAACACAAAGGGGAGATTGGAAAGCGAATTAGAAAAACTTCCATTTAACTCTATTCAAATCATGCAACCAAGCCTTTTAATGGGGCCTAGAAAAGAAGATCGGTTAGGTGAAAAAATAGCCATGTGGATTATGCCATTGATGAGCAAAATATTTTTTGGACCCTTGACAAATTACAAACCCGTTCATGTCAGAGATCTTGCTTCAGCAATGATAAGAGCAGCAGGTCAATCGACAGAGGGAATAAAAAGATGGAAGTGGAGGGAGATCATTATTGCCAATTAA
- a CDS encoding energy transducer TonB, which produces MRYLSYFLYSFCVLLYFCFSSSCLKAQSQNTDSVGYLADTLIMTNPTSGLEDTLVSKTTIYDRGGIPPVFKSCLKDPNPRECNKKILKEWKYKRIQYPDAAKAQNIQGFVYAKYVVDASGNIVRPTIIQGLGGGCDEEVLKFIYSLPPYAPAKRNGFAVAYELKLEVNFENLNSISVNSDFSDQNMVKENQDSVGFIIDTIYTMDSITGYEEVRIVYEDVYNKADVEPIFKSCADDPDPKECSKKLMLDSMYRMIKYPDTARAQKIQGVVYAKYIVNTQGKIVSPRITRGLGGGCDEEVLRFLAALPPYIPAKRKGKEVAFEFNLPVKFILKK; this is translated from the coding sequence ATGAGATACTTAAGTTACTTTTTATATTCATTTTGTGTGCTGCTGTATTTTTGCTTTTCCTCTTCATGCCTAAAAGCGCAGTCGCAGAACACAGACAGTGTTGGCTATCTCGCAGACACACTGATCATGACCAATCCGACAAGTGGCCTCGAAGATACCTTGGTATCCAAGACGACCATTTATGACAGAGGTGGAATCCCTCCGGTTTTCAAAAGTTGCCTGAAGGATCCCAATCCTCGTGAGTGCAATAAAAAAATTCTGAAGGAATGGAAATATAAAAGAATTCAATATCCCGATGCTGCAAAGGCGCAGAATATTCAAGGATTTGTATATGCCAAATATGTGGTGGATGCAAGTGGAAACATCGTCCGGCCTACGATCATTCAAGGACTTGGTGGTGGCTGCGATGAAGAAGTACTTAAATTTATTTATTCTCTTCCTCCATACGCTCCTGCCAAAAGAAATGGATTCGCAGTAGCTTATGAACTTAAGCTTGAAGTGAATTTTGAAAACCTGAATTCGATATCCGTAAATTCTGATTTTTCCGATCAAAATATGGTTAAAGAAAATCAGGATAGTGTGGGATTTATCATAGACACTATATATACAATGGACAGTATTACCGGATATGAAGAAGTACGAATTGTATATGAAGATGTGTACAACAAAGCTGATGTGGAACCGATTTTCAAATCCTGTGCCGATGATCCAGATCCAAAAGAGTGCAGTAAAAAGCTAATGCTGGATTCCATGTATAGGATGATTAAATATCCCGATACCGCCAGAGCACAAAAAATTCAGGGCGTGGTTTATGCAAAATACATTGTAAACACACAAGGAAAAATAGTTTCACCCAGAATCACAAGAGGACTTGGTGGCGGTTGCGATGAAGAAGTTCTTCGATTTCTGGCAGCCCTTCCGCCCTATATACCTGCAAAAAGAAAGGGCAAGGAGGTGGCTTTTGAATTCAACCTTCCGGTAAAATTTATACTCAAAAAATAA
- the rfbA gene encoding glucose-1-phosphate thymidylyltransferase RfbA: MKGIILAGGQGTRLYPLTLAMSKQLMPVYDKPMIYYPLSTLMLAGIREILIISTPRDLPQFKSVLGDGSNLGIRLEYQEQQIPNGLAQAFVLGKEFIGKDSVCLILGDNIFYGHKLPELLRESTQPDGGIVFAYPVADPERYGVVEFDDQLHAISIEEKPSHPKSNYAVPGIYFYDNEVVNIAENLKPSARGEYEITDVNKTYLERNKLKVGVLGRGVAWLDTGTHESLMQASQFIQVIEERQGLKIGCLEEVAYLMNYIDREGLAREAEKLKKSNYGEYLLKLLKLTDPKA; encoded by the coding sequence ATGAAAGGAATCATTCTTGCCGGTGGACAAGGGACCCGACTTTACCCACTAACATTGGCCATGAGCAAACAGCTGATGCCTGTGTACGACAAACCCATGATCTATTATCCCTTATCCACGCTGATGTTGGCAGGAATTCGTGAGATTTTAATCATTTCCACACCGAGAGATCTGCCGCAATTTAAATCCGTACTAGGTGATGGATCAAATCTGGGCATCCGCCTGGAGTATCAGGAACAACAAATTCCTAACGGGCTTGCACAAGCATTCGTCTTGGGAAAAGAGTTTATAGGTAAGGATTCGGTATGTTTGATACTGGGTGATAATATCTTTTATGGCCATAAACTACCCGAGTTGCTCCGTGAAAGCACTCAGCCTGACGGTGGAATCGTATTCGCATATCCTGTGGCCGATCCGGAACGTTACGGTGTGGTGGAGTTTGACGACCAGCTTCACGCCATCAGCATAGAAGAAAAACCTTCACATCCAAAATCAAATTATGCGGTCCCCGGGATATATTTCTATGACAATGAAGTTGTCAATATTGCGGAAAATTTAAAACCATCTGCGCGAGGTGAATACGAAATCACCGATGTAAATAAAACCTATCTGGAGCGCAATAAACTTAAGGTCGGGGTCCTTGGACGTGGTGTTGCATGGCTGGATACCGGTACCCATGAATCATTAATGCAGGCATCCCAGTTTATTCAGGTAATTGAAGAGCGCCAGGGACTTAAAATCGGCTGTCTGGAAGAGGTGGCCTACCTGATGAATTACATTGACCGGGAAGGTCTTGCCAGAGAAGCAGAAAAATTGAAAAAAAGCAATTATGGTGAATATCTGCTGAAATTACTAAAATTAACAGACCCGAAAGCCTGA
- a CDS encoding CHAT domain-containing protein: MRKSLLLFLIVICLPIRSLTQVLDSVSINIFDSLLIKAQAMMTQKDFSSALIKLSEAEKLLLEKNGVETVQFGDVRFLQGRVAYLKRDFPQAEANYNDSKKIREKLLGKMHPEYTKCIMSIGVLYYVQGKFMQAEPYFLEGKLNYEKTVGTENLDYAKCMNNLAGIYNEQGYYEKAEAYFKKSKELWESKAPEHPNYPISINSLAVLYTNIGDYKKSELLYIQAIEVRKKMLGENHQDYATSLSNLGVLYAFMRNFDKAEKLILQALQIKEKLFGKRSEAYATDLNNLALLYKQMGREEDLEKSFLEAMSIWEETSGKETARFATILKNLGAFHLEKKNYSRADSLFRIALPIYEKVIGKSHQDYANVLSYLGFIEAETGHFAEAEKYFLDAKNIMETSLGTKNEYFTHYLIALFQLYWKYGNFNSATPYLVQALHNDMNSLNTASTHLSERELSSFISDFSRRISFTFSYIMHSEDLTAECYDDILFFKGFLLNSGSQLKNYANSDTISSENFNQLRAVHRLLATEYSKPIASRSHVAELEEKANSLEKSLIRNSRQYSTAKNQVSWNQVCNKLNFGEAAIEFVHYNLFNPAPNDSILYAALILKKGDKSPKFISLFEEGELSSLLQYNSVKKADYVNSLYNISDRGASVHKNSAKSLYGLIWKPLEKDLAGVNKIYFSPSGLLHRLNMDAVPVDQDLILSEKYQLIELNSTRQLVFPHINDVKNNLAVLYGGLLFDFDSTLSNDELQYASRNELSNTTDISASRSGSWNYLLGTEREINSLEKIMRSAGLEVDTKKGFNGTEDSFKRIAKNSSGSPRILHLATHGYFFPDQVKAEKNRVVYDSATSWKNKSDSLVQVAANTASLNTKVEAETNEPVFKNSENPMMRSGLIMAGGNPAWLGKETMADKEDGILTAYEISQMNLSNTELVVLSACETGLGDLLGHEGVYGLQRAFKIAGAKYLIMSLWQVPDKQTSLLMTAFYKKWLEEKMTIPAAFQSAQKQLRDNGLDPYNWAGFVLVE, from the coding sequence ATGAGGAAGAGTCTTTTATTATTTCTAATTGTTATTTGCCTGCCGATTCGGTCATTGACACAGGTGCTTGATTCGGTATCCATCAACATTTTTGACAGTCTTTTAATCAAGGCTCAGGCAATGATGACTCAGAAAGATTTCTCAAGTGCATTAATTAAGTTGTCCGAAGCGGAAAAGTTGCTCCTGGAAAAAAATGGGGTGGAAACGGTTCAGTTTGGCGACGTAAGATTTCTGCAGGGAAGAGTTGCTTATCTTAAAAGGGATTTTCCACAAGCTGAAGCTAACTACAATGATTCAAAGAAAATCCGGGAGAAATTATTGGGTAAAATGCATCCTGAATATACAAAATGCATTATGTCAATTGGCGTACTGTATTATGTTCAAGGTAAATTTATGCAGGCCGAACCATATTTTCTGGAAGGAAAACTGAATTATGAAAAAACTGTGGGGACTGAGAATTTGGATTATGCAAAATGCATGAATAATCTGGCAGGTATTTACAATGAACAAGGTTATTATGAAAAAGCAGAAGCCTATTTCAAAAAGAGTAAAGAATTATGGGAGTCTAAGGCTCCGGAACATCCAAATTATCCAATTAGTATAAACTCTCTGGCAGTGTTGTATACCAATATTGGAGATTATAAAAAATCCGAATTGCTGTATATTCAAGCCATTGAGGTTAGAAAAAAAATGCTTGGCGAAAACCATCAGGACTATGCAACCAGCTTGTCAAATCTAGGGGTGCTTTATGCATTTATGAGGAATTTTGATAAGGCTGAAAAATTAATTCTTCAGGCTTTGCAAATTAAAGAAAAGTTATTTGGTAAGCGGAGTGAAGCTTATGCGACCGATTTAAATAATCTTGCCTTGTTGTATAAGCAAATGGGAAGAGAGGAGGATTTAGAAAAAAGCTTTCTGGAGGCAATGTCAATTTGGGAAGAAACATCCGGTAAGGAAACAGCCAGATTTGCCACCATTTTGAAAAATTTGGGAGCTTTTCATTTGGAAAAAAAGAATTATAGCAGGGCGGATTCACTCTTCAGGATTGCTTTACCAATTTATGAAAAAGTAATTGGTAAATCTCATCAGGATTATGCCAATGTACTTTCTTATCTGGGTTTTATAGAAGCTGAAACAGGTCATTTTGCAGAGGCTGAAAAATATTTTTTGGACGCTAAAAATATTATGGAAACCAGTCTTGGTACGAAGAATGAATATTTTACGCATTATCTGATCGCTTTGTTTCAGCTTTATTGGAAATATGGGAATTTTAATTCTGCAACACCTTATTTGGTTCAGGCACTGCACAATGATATGAATTCTCTTAATACAGCGAGTACCCATCTTTCAGAAAGGGAATTAAGTTCATTTATTTCTGATTTTTCCAGGAGAATTAGTTTTACGTTTTCATATATAATGCATAGCGAAGATTTAACCGCAGAATGTTATGACGACATTCTTTTTTTTAAGGGATTTTTATTAAATTCAGGAAGTCAGTTAAAAAACTATGCCAATTCAGATACTATTTCATCCGAAAATTTTAACCAACTCAGGGCTGTTCATCGTTTGCTCGCAACGGAATACAGTAAGCCTATTGCCAGTCGTAGCCATGTAGCAGAGCTTGAAGAAAAGGCCAACTCCCTTGAAAAGTCACTCATTCGAAATAGCAGACAATATTCTACTGCCAAAAATCAAGTGAGTTGGAATCAGGTGTGCAATAAATTAAATTTCGGAGAAGCTGCAATTGAGTTTGTGCATTATAATTTGTTTAATCCTGCACCAAATGACAGCATCCTTTACGCTGCTTTGATTCTAAAGAAGGGAGATAAAAGCCCAAAGTTTATTTCACTTTTCGAAGAAGGAGAATTGAGTTCATTGTTACAGTATAATTCCGTAAAAAAGGCTGATTATGTCAACAGTCTGTACAATATTTCTGATCGAGGGGCATCAGTTCATAAGAATTCGGCGAAGTCATTATATGGGCTGATATGGAAACCACTGGAAAAGGATTTGGCCGGAGTGAATAAAATTTATTTTTCTCCTAGTGGATTGTTGCACAGATTGAATATGGATGCTGTTCCTGTGGATCAAGATTTGATACTTTCTGAAAAGTATCAATTGATAGAGCTAAACAGCACCCGTCAATTGGTGTTTCCGCATATAAATGACGTAAAAAACAATTTGGCAGTTTTGTATGGGGGACTTCTTTTTGATTTTGACAGCACGCTTTCCAATGATGAATTGCAATATGCTTCCCGCAATGAATTATCAAATACTACTGATATCTCTGCAAGCAGATCAGGAAGTTGGAATTATCTTTTGGGGACTGAGCGTGAGATCAATTCTTTAGAAAAAATAATGAGGTCTGCCGGATTGGAAGTTGATACTAAAAAAGGTTTTAATGGCACCGAAGATTCTTTCAAAAGAATTGCAAAGAATTCTTCAGGATCGCCAAGAATTTTGCACCTCGCAACTCATGGATATTTCTTTCCTGACCAGGTGAAGGCTGAAAAAAACAGAGTGGTTTACGACAGTGCAACAAGTTGGAAAAACAAATCTGACAGTTTAGTGCAAGTTGCTGCGAACACGGCTTCACTCAATACAAAAGTGGAGGCAGAAACCAACGAACCTGTATTCAAAAACTCTGAGAATCCTATGATGCGGTCAGGATTAATAATGGCTGGAGGGAATCCTGCCTGGTTAGGAAAAGAAACAATGGCAGACAAGGAAGATGGTATATTAACTGCCTATGAAATAAGTCAAATGAATTTATCAAATACTGAATTGGTGGTGTTGTCTGCCTGTGAAACAGGCCTTGGCGATTTACTAGGCCATGAAGGGGTTTATGGCTTACAGAGAGCATTCAAAATTGCGGGAGCAAAATATTTGATCATGTCCCTATGGCAGGTTCCTGACAAACAGACTTCATTATTGATGACTGCATTTTATAAAAAGTGGCTCGAAGAAAAGATGACGATACCCGCTGCTTTCCAATCCGCTCAAAAGCAGCTCAGGGACAATGGGCTGGATCCATACAACTGGGCGGGTTTTGTCTTGGTGGAGTAG
- a CDS encoding T9SS type A sorting domain-containing protein produces the protein MKKNIYFFWLIQLFCTAGFAQSIDEFRPNQYLEKLAYKEEYRIFYTVPKDANLTILDKQNLEGVDEENFVEIYLLQDYSEVKIVTHLKRKSVSYLSKIGTTVIAKGKVYIFDLNGQFIKSEDFPELASLPKNQTLLSNFLFLDKEDVDDLIAQGFSVEKISDGVHRVGLNQQTRVIDESKLYYYDVLKENGVEASSEKHQFYALGNAYVDCEIQTIKPYLFHSGDKGSWNKIIKRYAYEFYDNRELKNANQRSAMSAIGGLDFSVVNDEMNRNWNISIVDFKPELSYKMQLLNQSGKLIREYDIRSNPEKIYSGTLVPGLYYLQLSLQGKKLVRKVLKF, from the coding sequence ATGAAAAAGAACATTTATTTTTTCTGGCTGATACAATTATTTTGTACGGCTGGCTTTGCACAAAGTATTGATGAATTTAGGCCAAATCAGTATCTTGAAAAATTAGCCTACAAAGAAGAATACAGAATATTTTATACAGTTCCAAAGGATGCCAACCTGACGATTCTGGATAAACAGAATCTGGAAGGTGTAGATGAAGAGAATTTTGTAGAAATTTATTTGTTGCAAGATTATTCGGAAGTTAAAATTGTAACACATTTGAAAAGGAAATCAGTTTCTTATTTGAGCAAGATCGGCACTACCGTCATTGCAAAAGGCAAGGTTTATATTTTTGATTTGAATGGGCAATTTATTAAATCGGAGGATTTTCCGGAATTGGCATCATTGCCTAAGAATCAAACACTTTTAAGTAATTTCCTTTTCCTTGATAAAGAAGACGTTGATGATTTAATAGCACAGGGTTTTAGTGTAGAAAAAATTTCTGATGGAGTTCACCGCGTAGGTCTTAATCAACAAACCCGTGTGATCGATGAAAGTAAATTGTATTATTATGATGTACTAAAGGAGAATGGTGTAGAAGCGAGTTCAGAAAAGCACCAGTTCTATGCTTTGGGAAATGCATATGTAGATTGTGAAATTCAGACCATCAAACCTTATTTATTTCACAGCGGGGATAAAGGATCTTGGAATAAAATCATTAAGCGCTATGCGTATGAATTTTATGATAACCGGGAGCTCAAAAATGCAAATCAGAGATCAGCAATGTCGGCAATTGGCGGCCTTGATTTCAGTGTTGTCAATGATGAGATGAACAGAAATTGGAATATTTCAATCGTCGATTTCAAACCAGAATTGAGCTATAAGATGCAATTGTTAAATCAATCAGGAAAACTGATCAGAGAGTATGATATTAGATCCAATCCGGAGAAGATTTATTCAGGGACCCTGGTACCGGGACTTTATTACTTGCAGTTGAGCCTTCAGGGGAAAAAGCTTGTCAGGAAAGTCTTGAAATTTTAA
- a CDS encoding NAD(P)/FAD-dependent oxidoreductase, producing MPLNIPQSTKPRLVIIGAGFAGFTLARKLSGKEYQIVLLDRNNYHQFQPLYYQVAMSGLEPSSICFPLRRSFQEEKDFYVRVAEVSKILPEDKKIESSMGIIRYDILVLAMGAKTNYYGNAEFEANSIPLKSVSESLFLRNQILSDLEKAVMSPEDTDLSALLDIVIVGGGPTGVELAGALAEMKQHVIPKDYPDLDYKKMHIHLVQGVDRLLPGMSIKSSAKAKNDLEQLGVNLYLNQQVKNIHEGKVTLENGFSIAANKVIWAAGVTASGIPGLPESSIAKGGRILTDEYCRVIGTQDIFAIGDLAQLTSQKFPNGLPQVAPVALEQARWLARFLRKKNTKPYEYFDKGSMATIGRHKAVVDVAGMNISGFFAWIIWLFVHIYYLIGVKNKMIVLLNWIWGYIFYDQALRLLIKPKTPKTELA from the coding sequence GTGCCACTCAACATACCCCAAAGTACAAAACCCAGACTTGTCATCATCGGTGCTGGATTTGCAGGATTCACTTTAGCCAGAAAACTTTCAGGCAAAGAGTATCAGATTGTATTACTGGATCGAAACAATTATCACCAATTCCAGCCACTTTACTATCAGGTCGCGATGTCAGGTCTGGAACCCAGTTCCATTTGTTTCCCGCTGAGGAGAAGTTTTCAAGAAGAAAAGGATTTTTATGTAAGGGTCGCTGAAGTAAGTAAAATTCTTCCTGAAGATAAAAAAATTGAAAGCTCTATGGGCATCATCCGATACGACATCCTCGTACTGGCCATGGGCGCAAAAACAAATTACTATGGCAATGCAGAGTTTGAAGCAAACAGCATTCCACTGAAATCTGTTTCTGAATCACTTTTTCTGAGAAATCAAATCTTATCTGATCTGGAAAAAGCTGTGATGAGTCCTGAAGATACGGATCTTTCAGCTTTACTTGATATAGTAATTGTGGGCGGTGGACCAACTGGTGTTGAACTGGCAGGTGCTCTGGCCGAAATGAAGCAACACGTCATTCCCAAAGATTATCCGGATCTGGATTATAAAAAAATGCACATACATCTTGTACAAGGTGTTGACAGACTATTACCGGGTATGTCAATCAAATCTTCCGCAAAAGCAAAAAATGATCTGGAGCAACTTGGTGTCAATCTCTATTTAAATCAACAAGTAAAAAATATTCATGAAGGTAAAGTAACACTGGAAAATGGGTTCAGCATTGCTGCAAATAAAGTAATTTGGGCTGCTGGGGTCACTGCCTCAGGCATCCCGGGACTCCCTGAATCATCAATAGCCAAAGGTGGAAGAATTCTAACCGACGAATATTGTAGAGTCATCGGCACGCAGGATATTTTTGCGATTGGAGATCTCGCGCAACTCACTTCGCAAAAATTTCCAAATGGCCTTCCTCAAGTTGCACCGGTAGCTTTGGAGCAGGCACGATGGCTGGCCAGATTTTTGAGAAAAAAAAATACCAAACCTTATGAATATTTTGATAAAGGCAGCATGGCCACTATAGGCCGGCACAAAGCCGTGGTGGATGTTGCAGGAATGAACATCAGTGGATTCTTTGCCTGGATCATTTGGTTGTTTGTACACATTTACTACCTGATAGGTGTAAAAAATAAAATGATTGTTCTCCTCAATTGGATCTGGGGCTATATTTTCTATGATCAGGCCTTAAGGTTGCTGATCAAACCTAAAACGCCCAAAACAGAATTGGCTTAA
- a CDS encoding BrxA/BrxB family bacilliredoxin: MYPIELVRPMAQELNQVGFESLSNPEDVAQKLTSNQGTTLLVVNSVCGCAAANARPGVKIALGQDKKPDHLVTVFAGVDTAATAKAREFLLPYPPSSPAIALIKDGKLVHMLERHHIEGRSAQMIADNLTSAFNMYCN, encoded by the coding sequence ATGTACCCAATAGAATTAGTAAGGCCAATGGCCCAGGAATTAAACCAGGTTGGATTTGAGAGTCTAAGCAATCCTGAAGATGTTGCCCAAAAATTGACAAGTAATCAAGGCACTACGCTCCTTGTAGTAAATTCTGTATGTGGATGTGCTGCCGCAAATGCTCGTCCAGGGGTAAAAATCGCCCTTGGTCAGGATAAAAAACCTGATCATCTGGTGACCGTTTTTGCCGGCGTGGATACTGCAGCAACTGCCAAAGCTCGTGAGTTTCTTTTACCATACCCTCCTTCTTCTCCCGCAATAGCCCTGATAAAGGATGGAAAATTGGTACACATGCTCGAACGTCATCACATCGAAGGCAGATCTGCTCAAATGATTGCAGACAATCTCACTTCTGCATTTAACATGTATTGTAATTAA